From Parambassis ranga chromosome 9, fParRan2.1, whole genome shotgun sequence, the proteins below share one genomic window:
- the LOC114441573 gene encoding endoplasmic reticulum aminopeptidase 1-like, with protein sequence MLLAPLLLLSVLLSPSSGAQLPNQAKDLPIATNGQPFPWDRMRLPQTISPLLYDLTIHPNLTTLDFTGVVRIQLDVHEDTKTIILHAKNMQISSVLLLAPEGVKPLQVLEYPRYHQLALQSDSVLTKGRKYEVQLQFAANLSDSFHGFYKSSYRSSSGEIRVMASTQFEATFARGAFPCFDEPAFKANFTIRIIREPRHIAISNMPKVKTVELPGGLLEDHFDTTVKMSTYLVAYIVSDFLSVSKTTQHGVKISVYAVPEKISQTAFALDAAVKLLDFYDDYFNIPYPLPKQDLAAIPDFQSGAMENWGLTTYREAGLLFDPERSSASDKLGITKVIAHELAHQWFGNLVTMEWWNDLWLNEGFAKFMEFISLDITYPELHVDDFFLGKCFEAMEVDSLSSSHPVSTPVENPTQIQEMFDDVSYDKGACILNMLRDFLTPEAFEIGIIRYLKRYSYQNTVNSHLWESLTDICNSDDLDDGRIKHVEFCSKRKVPSAASKWYSGDELDVRAIMDTWTLQEGFPLVTVEVRGREVRLSQERYLKTDDPSLTEGFLWQIPLTYMTSTSNTTHRFLLKSKTDVLYLPEEVDWVKFNVDMSGYYMVHYAGEGWNSIIKLLHHNHTALSSNDRASLIHNVFQLVSVGKVRLDTALELSLYLSKETEIMAVTQGFGELVPLYKLMEKRDMTVLENQMKGYIVDLFRGLIDRQEWSDSGSVSERVLRSYLLLFACVRNYTPCVTKATELFKQWKDSDGNMSLPVDVTMAVFVIGARTPEGWDFLFEKYRSSLQMSTKSRMKSAMAISPLKDKLKWMMEQSLSGEIMKTQDLDSVVVTVSKNPHGYKLAWDFLQANWHTLIKKFDLGSHSISYMVTGVTNQYSTREMLDEVQSFFSSLTEETGSEMRCIQQTYETIEDNIRWMETNLPLLQAWLDRRYHRVNHEDL encoded by the exons ATGTTACTggctcctctcctgctgctgtctgtcctcctaAGTCCCTCCTCTGGGGCTCAGCTACCAAATCAAGCCAAAGACCTCCCCATAGCCACCAACGGCCAACCCTTCCCGTGGGACCGCATGAGACTCCCCCAAACCATCAGCCCCCTCCTCTATGACCTGACCATCCACCCTAACCTGACCACCCTTGACTTCACCGGCGTGGTCCGCATCCAGCTGGATGTGCATGAAGACACCAAAACCATCATTCTTCATGCCAAGAACATGCAGATATCCAGCGTGCTGCTCCTGGCACCCGAAGGCGTGAAGCCCCTGCAGGTGTTGGAGTATCCTCGCTACCATCAGCTGGCCCTGCAGTCAGACTCGGTGCTGACCAAAGGTAGGAAGTATGAAGTTCAGCTGCAGTTTGCTGCCAACTTGTCCGACAGCTTCCACGGTTTCTACAAAAGCAGCTACCGCAGCAGCAGTGGGGAGATCAG GGTGATGGCATCCACACAGTTTGAAGCAACCTTTGCTCGTGGAGCGTTCCCATGTTTCGATGAGCCTGCCTTCAAAGCCAACTTCACCATACGGATTATACGGGAGCCACGCCACATAGCCATATCCAATATGCCTAAG GTTAAAACCGTGGAGCTGCCGGGCGGCTTGCTGGAGGATCACTTTGACACCACTGTGAAAATGAGCACTTATTTGGTGGCTTACATtgtgtctgacttcctgtctgtgagcaAGACCACCCAGCACGGCGTCAAG ATTTCAGTCTATGCCGTCCCAGAGAAGATCAGCCAGACAGCTTTCGCATTGGATGCTGCTGTAAAGCTGCTGGACTTCTATGACGACTATTTCAATATTCCTTACCCGCTCCCAAAACAAG ATCTGGCCGCCATCCCTGACTTCCAGTCCGGTGCGATGGAGAACTGGGGATTGACAACCTACAGAGAAGCCGGCCTCCTCTTTGACCCTGAGAGGTCCTCTGCTTCTGACAAACTGGGCATCACTAAGGTCATCGCCCATGAGCTTGCACACCAG TGGTTTGGGAACTTGGTGACGATGGAGTGGTGGAACGACTTATGGCTCAATGAAGGTTTCGCCAAGTTTATGGAGTTCATTTCCCTCGACATCACCTACCCAGAGCTGCATGTG GACGACTTCTTCTTGGGCAAATGTTTTGAGGCGATGGAGGTCGACTCTCTCAGCTCCTCCCACCCGGTCTCCACCCCTGTGGAAAACCCCACACAGATCCAGGAGATGTTTGACGATGTGTCGTATGACAAG GGGGCTTGTATTCTGAACATGCTGCGGGACTTCCTCACTCCAGAGGCCTTCGAGATCGGCATCATCCGATACCTCAAGCGCTACAGCTAccagaacacagtgaacagcCACCTGTGGGAGAGTCTGACTGAT ATTTGCAACTCAGATGATTTGGATGACGGTCGAATAAAGCATGTTGAATTCTGCTCCAAACGCAAAGTCCCATCTGCAGCCTCT AAGTGGTATTCCGGTGATGAGTTGGATGTCAGAGCCATCATGGACACCTGGACACTGCAGGAGGGCTTCCCACTGGTCActgtggaggtcagaggtcgtgAAGTCCGACTCAGTCAGGAGCGTTACCTGAAGACTGATGACCCCTCCCTCACTGAAGG GTTCCTGTGGCAGATCCCTCTGACGTACATGACCAGCACCTCCAACACCACCCACCGCTTCCTGCTCAAGTCAAAGACTG ATGTCCTGTACCTGCCAGAGGAGGTGGACTGGGTGAAATTTAACGTGGACATGAGTGGCTACTACATGGTCCACTATGCAGGCGAGGGATGGAACTCTATTATCAAACTGTTGCACCACAACCACACGGCCCTGAGCAGCAACGACCGAGCCAGCCTCATCCACAACGTCTTCCAGCTGGTCAG TGTAGGGAAGGTGAGGCTGGACACGGCCCTGGAGCTGTCTCTTTACCTGTCCAAAGAGACTGAGATCATGGCTGTGACTCAGGGCTTTGGAGAGCTTGTACCTCTCTACAaactgatggagaaaagagacATGACCGTGCTGGAGAACCAGATGAAG GGCTACATTGTAGATTTGTTCCGTGGGCTGATTGATCGCCAGGAGTGGTCCGACTCTGGTTCTGTATCTGAGAGAGTGTTGAGGAGTTACCTGTTGCTCTTTGCTTGCGTCAGGAACTACACTCCCTGCGTGACCAAAGCCACCGAGCTCTTCAAACAGTGGAAAGACTCTGATGGCAACATGAG CCTCCCTGTGGACGTCACAATGGCTGTGTTTGTGATTGGAGCTCGAACACCAGAGGGGTGGGACTTCCTGTTCGAGAAGTACCGCAGTTCACTGCAAATGTCTACCAAGAGCCGCATGAAGTCAGCCATGGCTATCAGCCCTCTTAAAGACAAGCTCAAGTG gatGATGGAGCAGAGCCTCAGTGGTGAGATCATGAAAACTCAGGACCTCGACAGCGTGGTCGTCACGGTCAGCAAAAACCCGCATGGCTACAAACTGGCCTGGGACTTCCTGCAGGCCAACTGGCACACCCTGATCAAGAA GTTTGACCTCGGCTCCCACTCCATATCCTACATGGTTACTGGGGTGACCAACCAATACTCTACCAGGGAGATGTTAGATGAG GTGCAAAGCTTCTTCAGCTCCCTGACCGAGGAGACCGGCTCAGAGATGAGGTGCATCCAGCAGACTTATGAGACCATTGAGGACAACATCCGCTGGATGGAAACAAaccttcctctgctgcaggcTTGGCTGGACAGACGCTACCACAGGGTGAATCATGAGGATTTGTAG